The Nitrospinota bacterium nucleotide sequence CTATGGAATTTTCTCATTATGAAGAGGTACCCGGTCATATTTCAGAAGTAATAATTAAGGAAAAAGGTGAGAAAAAAGAAGAAAAATAAAAACAAGAAAGAGGAGCCTTATTAAAATGATAAAAACCAATATTATAAACTCTGTTTATGAAAGGATCGGTTTTTCGAGACACGAAGCAGAAGAGGCTGTAGAAATCATATTCAATATTATAAAAGAGACCTTAGAGAAAGGAGAGAACGTTAAAATTTCAAGACTTGGAACTTTTAATATCCATAGTAAAAACCAAAGGATTGGCAGGAATCCAAAGACTGGACAAGAGATTATGATTTCCCCTAGAAAGGTCCTGAGCTTTAAAGCAAGTCAGATACTAAAGGATAGGGTAAACCATTCTAAATAGATATTATATTTTTCCTTTAAATATAAATTGAAATTGTCATGACCCATATTCCTGAAAAATTATTCTTTAAGATTGGAGAAGTAGCAAAAATTACAGGTATTAAACCATATATCCTTAGATATTGGGAATCCGAGTTTCCTATTATTCGTCCTGAAAAAAACAGAGTGGGTCAAAGAGTCTATCAGAAAAAGGATCTAGAGAGAATTCTAGAGATAAAGAGACTTTTATATGATGAGCGATATACGATTGCTGGTGCAAAAAAGAAGATATTAGACGATTCCAAGAAAACAGCTCGTCAAATGACCTTAAACATTGATCAAGAACAATTATATAAAAGATTAATATATAATTTAAAAAATGATTTAGTTTCAATTTTTCGTATCTTAGATAAAAAATAAAGAGTAAACCGCTGTATTAATTGACATCGATTAGGGCGGGGCGTAGCGCAGCCTGGTTAGCGCACCTGAATGGGGTTCAGGGGGTCGGAGGTTCAAATCCTCTCGCCCCGACCATTTTATTTTAGCAGAAAGCTGGAGAGATAAAGAGTCTGCCCGAAGGGTAGGCTTTTTATCTATTGAGGAATAAAATTTTGAAGATACTTTTATCAAATGATGACGGTATAAATTCTGAGGGATTAAAATTCCTACACGACTCGCTAAAAAACCTTGGTAAAATCATTGTCATTGCTCCTAATAGAGAAAGAAGTGTAGTAGGGCATTCCCTAACATTAGATTCCCCACTAAGAATTGAAAAAATAAAGAACAACTGGTTTTCAATTAACGGAACACCAGCAGATTGTGTTAATATTGGTCTAAACTTTATTCTAAAAAGAAAAAAGCCTGATATTCTTATTTCTGGAATAAATAAAGGAGGAAATTTGGGAAATGATGTTACATATTCTGGAACGGTTTCTGCAGCAATGGAAGGAACCTTATTAGGGATCCCATCGATTGCTGTTTCTCTAGTTTCAAAAAATAATTTTCATTTCTCGACAGCTGCAGAATTTACATTAGAACTAGCAAGTTATGTGTTGAAGAAAGGATTACCGAAAAATACACTATTAAATGTAAATATTCCTAATAAGCCTCTTAAAGAGTTGAAAGGAGTTAGAATTACTAAACAGGGAAAGAGTATTTACGGAGATACCATTGTAGAAAAAGTTGATCCAAGAAATAAAAAGTATTATTGGATAGGCAGCAATAATCGAAAATGGAGTCTTGAAGAAGATACAGATATGTTTGCAATCCAGAATGATGAAATTTCCATAACCCCCCTTCATCTTGATCTAACTAATTATGAGGCTTATTCAAAGCTGCTAAAAGAGTGGAAATTTCATATATAATTTAGTTGTTTTGCTGGCTTAACAGATACTTTCCATAATTAATTAATCATAATAAAAAGTTTTTAGAGAATTAAAGAAAATTATACAGATGATTAGTAAGTATCCGATACGTTCTTTTTAATTTATTAAGAGAATTTAGATAAATGGAATATTCAGTAGCCAGAAACAAAATGGTTAGAGATCAACTGATAAATAGAGGAATTAAAGATCAAAAGGTTTTAGACGCTATGGCAAAAATTCCTAGGCATTTATTCGTTGAGCAGGCATTAAGAGATAGGGCTTATGGTGATTATCCGTTACCTATTGGTGAGAAACAAACAATCTCGCAGCCTTATATCGTAGCATTAATGACAGAAGCCTTAAAATTAGCGGGAGATGAGAAGGTTCTTGAAATAGGGACTGGATCCGGATATCAGACAGCAATACTTGCTGAATTAGCTATAAAGGTATATTCCATTGAGAGAATAAAATCCCTTTCTATAAAGGCAAGAAAAAACCTAGATAAATTGAAATATCACAACACAGTTTTAAAAGTCTTTGATGGAACATATGGATGGAAAGAAGAGGCCCCTTTTAATGTAATTATGGTTACAGCAGCCTCTCCAAATATTCCAGAAACACTTGTTGACCAACTAGCGATTAATGGAAGGATGGTTATTCCAGTAGGAGGTTCATTTTCTCAGAACCTGATAAAGGTTGTTAAAAATGAAGAAGGAATTAAAACATCTAATCTTAGTGGATGTGTTTTTGTAAAGTTAATTGGGAACCATGCTTGGAAACATGAATAGAATGTCGGGGCGTAGCGCAGCCTGGTTAGCGCACCTGCTTCGGGAGCAGGGGGTCGGAGGTTCAAATCCTCTCGTCCCGACCATTTTGAATATTAAATGAGAAAAGAAAATGAATATTGGTGTTATTGGTGGTGCTTTTTGTAATTCTGATATTTATAGAATTGCTGAAGATGTTGGAAGATTTATAGCGAAAAGGGGAGGGGTGTTAATTACTGGTGGTTTAAGTGGTGTTATGGAAGCAGCTTCAAAAGGTGCTAAAGAAGAAGGGGGATTAACCGTTGGAATATTACCGGGTTTTGAAGATACAGATGCAAATAGATATATTGATATACCGATTGTTACCGGACTTGACCATGCCAGAAATGTTATTGTCGTAAGAAGTTCTCAAGCAATCATTGCTATAAATGGAGAGTATGGAACATTGTCAGAAATCTCTATTGCATTAAAGATAGGAAAGCCTGTTATTGGAATCAATACATGGAAGTGGCTAAAAGATATTGTAGTAGCAAATGGAGCAGAGGATGCGGTAGAAAAAGCGTTTAGCCTCATAAAATAGAAATGATTAAAGATTCAAAGAAAAATTTATATCTTATCTTTGTAATTTTGGCTTTAATTGGATTGATAAGCTGTTCAAGGGTTCTACCGAAAGGATTTTCTTATCCTCATAAGAAAGAAGGAGTTTATCATATTGTAAAAAAAGGAGAAACCCTTTGGGGGATATCGAATCTCTATCATGTTGATTTGGAAGAGATTATAAGAGCAAATCGTATATCTGACCCAAAAAGAACAACTGTAGGACAGAAACTTTTCATTCCTAGAGCGAAAAAGCCTCTCAAAGCAAAAATCCATTCTCCCAAGATTGAGGAATTTATTTGGCCTATAAAGGGCAAAATCATTTCCTATTTTGGTGTAAAAGAAAAAAAGAAAAACAATGGAATAGATATAAGTGTTTCTGGTGAGAGCTATATTGTTGCTATTGCATCTGGAAAAATAATTTTCAGTGACTTTGGTCCCGAGGGATATGGTAAGATGATAATGATAAAACATAGATTCGGCTTTGTAAGCCTATACTCTAATCAAAAAGAAAACTTGGTTACTGTAAACCAAATAGTTAGGCAGGGTGAAAAAATAGCAAGAATAGAGAAAACAAAGGATAAAGAAGAACCATATCTTCATCTAGAAATCAGAAAAAACAGGATTCCAAGAGACCCTCTCTTGTATCTGCCTTAGAAAGGAGATTGATTTATGAATATAGCCGAGAATTTAAGAGAAAAGATAAGGGATATCCCTGATTTTCCAAAAAAGGGTATTATATTTAAGGATATTACAACCCTCTTAAATGACCCAGTTGCCTTTAGTAAAGCCATTGATCTTTTGGGAGATAGATATACAGAGAAAAAAATAGATGTCGTTGTTGGGATAGAGGCTAGAGGGTTTATTATTGGTTCTGCTTTGGCATATAAGTTAGGTGCTGGTTTTATACCTATTAGAAAACCGGGAAAACTTCCCTATAAGACACACAGCATAACATATGAATTAGAATACGGTACAGACCAATTAGAGATTCATCAGGATGCGATTAAGCCTGGGCAAAGGGTCTTGATTGCAGATGACCTTCTTGCAACTGGAGGAACCATAAAAGCTGCTGCTGACCTTGTCGCAAAATTAAACGCAGAGATCTTAGAAATCGCATTCCTCATAGAGTTGACTTTTTTAAGGGGAAGGGATAAACTCAATAAATATAATATTTATTCCTTAATCCAATTTTAGAATTAAATGTGCCCCCGTAGCTCAGTAGGATAGAGCAAGGGATTCCTAATCCCTGTGCCGGAGGTTCGATTCCTCTCGGGGGTACCAAAAAAATTCCCGTCGCTAGTCTTTTTTATCTTTAAAAAGAAAGTAAACGAATATTTTTAAACTTGGAGATGAGAAATGGTTAGAAGAAGAATATTGAAGAAATCTAAAGATACAATTATACCTTTAACCAGTACAGAAAAGATTATTTCATTTATAAACGAAAATTTTAAACTACTCCTATCAACTCTGATCATAATCCTTATATGTATTATAGCTTTTTCTGGTTTTATTCTCTATAAATATAAACTTAATAATAATTCTTATATAATTGAATATAAAGCATTGAAATTATATAGGAATTTAGATATTAAAAAGAATAGAACAGACATTGAAAAAGTTTATTTAGATATTATAAAGAAATATAAAGGAACCAAGGGATCAAAGTTTGCACAGCTTTATTTAGGGAATATCTACTTTAAAATGGAAAAATATAATAAGGCTATAGATCAATATAAAGAACTTTTAAAAGAGGTCAAAAAGAACACAAATCTTTATGATTTAGCCATAATGGGACTGGGTTATTCCTATGAAGCCTTAGGAGATTACAAAAAGTCTATTGCTTTCTTTAAAAAAATCACAGAGGATGAAAATAATCCAAATAAAGTTCATGCATATATGGCAATAGGTAGGTGCTATGAAGGTTTAAAGGATTATAAAGAAGCTATAAAAAGTTACATTTCAATAAATAAAGAATTTCCAACAAATACATGGAAATCTGAATTGATAAATAAGATTGAAGATTTAAAGGCTAAGATATAAGTCTCTGAAATATAAGTACTTTTAAAAAGATAAGAATAGGGTAGGGTAGTTAATATTATTCAAACTACTCGCTTTTTAATCTTAGGATTTCTATTCCAAGAGTGTTATCTATAAGCTTTATTTCTCCTGTTTCATCTAATTCAAGTTTTATGTCTTTCCCTTCTTCTATAAATCTTTTTAATTCATCAAATAATCTACCACGTAAAGTATATGTATATTTATCATTTTCCATTTTTAACCTCCTAAAAGTTAGAATTTATATATGTTATATGGGGTAGGGTAAAGCCGGTTATTATGTAGAACGTTTAAAATCCTCGGAGAAATTTCCTTTTTCAACAGTAATTGTATCTATCTCTTTTTCAGCGATTTCCCTTAATGTCTTAACTGTTTCAGAGCTCTCAATATCTGTTCCTCTTACTGCTTCTATAATCAAAAAAATTTCATCTTTTTTTAACGCCATAAAATTCACCTCCTTAGGGAAATAAATCAATCCTAGAGGCAAATAGAGAATCTTTGTTTAGATATTATTTGACTGCCTTCTAATTTTTGAATTATTATCTGATATTACTTCTGATAAGATATATTATGTAAACTAACAAATATTTTAACCTGGAGGCCAGCCCATTTCTCTTCCGCCAAGAAGATGAAAATGTATATGCAATACAGATTGCCCTGCTCCTCGATTACAATTTGTAACTACCCTGAACCCATCTTTATCAATACCATTTTCTTTTGCCATACTATTTGCAACCATAAATACCGAACCAATAAGATCTTTTTCTACCTCTTTGACCTCTAGTATTGTTGATATATGCTTCTTGGGGATGATTAATAAATGAACAGGTGATTGGGGGTTTATATCCTTGATAACAAAAAGGTCATCATCTTCATATACCTTATCAACAGGTATTTCTCCAGATTCTATTTTGCAAAAAAGACAATCTTTTTCCAACTTTAGTCCCCTTCTCCTTTGTAATTATTGATTAATTCTCTTATTTTAGGAGGTATATAGATATGATCTAAATCAAACTTTGTAAGCTCATTAAGTATGATATCAATCTTATCCTTTAGTCTTAATGACTTATCAACAAATATTACCATATTATTTCTAACCCTACAAAGGCTGCTTTTTATCTTATAGTCATCTTTTTTGAATTCGTCGTACTGAATCTTTACATTTAAAGAATCAGCTATTTTTTCTAAATTTTGGAGAATATATTCATTATTCATCAACTCTCCACATTGAGAACGGCTTTATCCCTTCCCTTTCTTTTTGCTGAATATAAAGCATTATCAGCTAATTGTATAAGGTCAGAATAGCTTTTAACTTTACTTTGTGGGAAACTAGAAACACCAATGCTTATTGTGATCTTTATTATTTTATTATGATTTACTTCAAATTCATTAGACTTAATAACTCTTCTTAGTCTTTCGCTAAATTTATATGCTGATTCAGAATCTGTCTGAGGTAAAATGATTATAAACTCCTCACCTCCATACCTTCCTACAATATCTATATTTCTTGAATTGATTTTGAGAATATCACTAAGCTGCAAGAGGACTTCATCTCCTCTTTGATGTCCATAATTATCATTTACATTTTTGAAGTGATCAATATCTATCATGACACATGAAAGATTATTTTTATAACGAACTGCCTTTTCGAATTCTTCTTCAAAGCGTGATAGAAAATAATTCCGATTATAAAGTTTAGTAAGACTATCAGTAGTAGCCAATCCTAAAAGTTCTTTTTCCAATTTCCTCTTTTCCAGGCCTCGTTTAATAGTCAATTTAAGATCATTGTCTTGACAGGGTTTTATTAAATAATCATATGCACCACCTCTTAGCGCATAAACGGCTGAATCGAGTGATTCATACCCTGTTATAACAATGACCGGTGTATCTGGCGATATTTTCTTTACCTCTTCCAATATATCTAATCCGTTAATACCCTCCATCTTAAGATCGGTGAGAACAATATCAAAACTTTGTTGACTAATTAAGTCTAGTGCTTTTTGGCCGTTATTAACAGGATAAATTTTATATCCATCTTGTTTTAGAATTGTTTCAAAACCTCTAAGTACCAAAGGATCATCTTCTACTATTAATATGTTTGTAGTTTGTTTCATTTTTTAATTTTTTATTAAATAAATATTCTTTGAATATAGAATGTCAGCATTATTTATAGTTTTATCGTCTCTTTTTTACTCTTAGTTTAGGTCTAAATGAAATATATTTTTAATTTTTTTCTCTTTATTTATTAAAGTATTTATAGAATATCCCGATATGTGAATAGATAAATTTATTTATTATTATTAAAATTTCCATCTAAAGGTAATAGAGGATGAAGATAGATTCTTTTGGAACCAATAAAATTAATAATATTCCCTTACCCCTTGATAATATTAAGAAGAAGACTTGTATACCTATAAACAATAAAGTTTCAAACGATAAAATAAATATTTCCAAAAAAGGAAAAGAGATAGTAAAGACTTTTCAAATAATCAAATCACTCCCTGAAACCAGGGAAAACAAGATAGATTCCTTAAAAACAGAAATAAAAAATAATAATTATATTATTGATGCTCAGAAGATTGCTGATAAAATGATTAAGAACAGTCTTGATGAATCGATTATATAATTTTAAAAAACTTTACTAAATCTTTTGTTGTTTTATCTTAATTCTTCTTACTATCAGATATCTTCTTTTCACCCAAGGCCTCTTTGCGGCTTAATCTAATTCTTCCCTGTTTGTCTATATCAAGGACTTTTACCAATATTTCTTCACCTTCACGAAGTTCATCTGATACATTTTTAACATGATGGTCTGATATTTGTGAAATATGAACGAGCCCATCCGATCCAGGAAAAATTTCAACGATGGCTCCAAAATCCATTATTTTTTTAACTGTTCCTAGATATATCTTTCCAATCTCAGCCTCCCGGGTAATCTCTTCTATCATCTTAATTGCTTTTTCCATGGATTCCTTATCTGATGAAATGATTGATATTTCTCCACTATCATCTACTTCAAGATTTGCTCCTGTTTTGTCAATAATGTTTCTAATAGTTTTTCCTCCAGGACCTATGAGTAAGCCGATCTTTTCACTATTAATTTTAATATTCATAATTTTTGGCGCATAACTAGAAATCTGAGATCTTGGGCTTGAGATTACTTCTTTCATCTTTTCTAAGATATTGAGCCTCCCTTCCCTTGCCTGCTCCAGTGCCAGTTTCATAATTTCTTTATCGACACCCTTTATCTTTATGTCCATTTGAATAGCAGTAACTCCTTTTTCAGTTCCTGCAACTTTAAAATCCATATCTCCAACATGATCCTCAATTCCTAATATATCAGAAAGGATAACCGTCTCCTCATCATTTTTTATTAACCCCATTGCTATTCCACCCACAGCCGAAGAGATTGGAGCGCCTGCGTCCATAAGAGCAAGACTCCCTCCACAGACTGTTGCCATGGAAGAAGAACCATTAGATTCGAGTATATCAGATACCAACCTTATGGTATAAGGAAAGGCCTCATTCTTTGGCAATACTGCTGATAGGGCTCTTTCGGCTAAGGCTCCATGTCCAATTTCTCTCCGTCCCGGGCCACTAAGAAACCTGGTTTCACCGACACTAAAAGGGGGAAAATTATAATGGAGCATAAAAGCTTTAGAAGATTTTCCTTCGAAATCGTCTAGCCTTTGTTCATCCATTGATGTTCCAAGGGTAGCACTAACCAGTGCTTGGGTTTCTCCCCTCGTGAACAAAGCAGAGCCATGGGTCCTTGGCAGAATTCCAATTTTAGCTGATACAGGACGAATATCTTTAGTTTTCCTTCCATCCGGTCTAATTTTTTTACTAATAATTAGATTTCTTATCTCCCTTTTTTCTAATTCTTCAAAAATATTTTTGATATCTCTTTCTTTCTCTTCATCATCATCTCCAAAAGAGTCCATAAGATGATTTAACATCTCTTCCCTCTTTTTATTTCTTGCCATTTTAGATGTTTGGATCAATGATTCTCTCAATTTATCTATGATATTTTCTTCAATCTTCTTACTTAATTCTAAATCTATTTGAGGTTCTTCTATCTTCATCTTTTCGACACCAACTTTTTCTACCATTTCAATCTGAAGCTCAACGATATCTTTAATGACGTCATGTCCAAAAAATATTGCGTCTAAAAAAACATTTTCTGAAATTTGTTTTCCTCCTCCTTCTACCATTAAAATACCTTCCTTAGCTCCAGCCACAACGAGATTTATATCGCTTCTGTCTAATTCTTTATAAGTTGGATTGATAATAAAATTATTATCTATTAATCCAATTCTTACTGCTCCAATAGGTCCTTGAAATGGTATTTTTGACATTGATAAAGAGGCTGATGCCCCAATAATTGACAATATATCAGGATCATTTTCTTGATCGACTGATAGAACTATGCCGATTATTTGTATCTCATTATTAAAATATTTTGGGAAAAGGGGTCTTAAGGGCCTATCCATGAGCCTAGAGGTCAAAATCTCTTTTTCACCCGGTCTCCCTTCTCTTTTGAAAAAACCACCTGGAAATTTACCGGCTGCGTAAGCCTTTTGTCTATAATCAACAGTTAATGGTAGAAAATCATATTCATTCTTAACTTCCTTTGATACAACTGCCGTCACTAATACCACTGTATCTCCGTAGGTTACTAACACCGAACCGTCGGCCTGTTTAGCTAGTTCCCCTGTCTCAATCGATAGAGCCTTTCCTCTAATATCTTTTTTTACTTTGTATGCCATCTTATTTACCTCTCCGATTTATAAAACAATTATCTTCTAATACCTAGACGCTTTATTACGTCATGATATCTTTTCATATCTTTTTCTTTAAGGTAGTTTAATAATTTTCTTCTTTTATTAACAAGTTTCAATAATCCTCTTCTTGAGTGGTGATCCTTTTTGTGATGCTTAAAATGCTCTGTAAGATAACTTATTCTTTTGCTGAGTATTGCTATTTGAACCTCTGCAGAACCTGTATCTTTTTCATGAAAGTGAAACTCATTAATAATGGACTCTTTATCACTCTTTGTTAAAACCATATATTCTTCCTCCTCTTTTCTATATTATCTATATTAAGATCTTTTTTGGTCTCAATACTACGTCTTCATCATCTAATCCTAATAAATCTTTTCTGGCAATAAGAGTTTTACCTAAAGCTAACAATTTACCTTTAAAGTTTTTTATAAGCACATTATCATCGGATAAAAAATCCTTTGATATATCATTAATGCTCTTTTTCCAGAGAGGCATTCCATTCAATAATGTTTTTTCCTCTCCTTCTTTAATAAATATAGTCGGCATAAAATTCAATACATCATCAATAGGAATGACCACGTCTTTTAGTTTATTACATTCTTTTAATTCATGCAATCTTGAAATAGTTATTGCGTTGGAAATGTCAAAAATTCCTACACTTGTTCTTTGAAGTTCTACCATATGAGCTCCGCAGCCTAAACTCTCTCCAATATCATTAAAGAGAGTTCTGATATATGTCCCTTTAGAACATCTTATTTTTAATGTAACTAATTCATTTTTTTTATCTATTAAATTCAAAGCATAGATTTTGACTTTTTTTGGATTAACCTGAACGTTTAGACCTTTTCTTGCTAATTGGTAAAGCCTTTTTCCTTTATATTTAGCAGCAGAGTACATGGGAGGAGTCTGATAAATTTCACCTTTGAATTTTTTTAATACACTCATTAACTTCTCTTTTGAGACTTTAGTATCGGGGCTTTCTGATAATATCTTTCCCGAGGCATCTTGAGTATCAGTCTTAGTTCCTAATTTCATAACTCCAATATAAATTTTTTCAAAATCAGAAATTAACTCAACTATCTTAGTAGCCTTACCAATACATATGGGCAATAAACCACTTGCCTCAGGATCAAGGGTTCCTATATGTCCTATTTTTTTAACATTTAATATACGTCCAATATGACTAACGATACTATAAGAAGTTGGCCCCTTTGGTTTATTAAAATTAATAATTCCGTTCATTTATCTTTACTTTTTATCTCTTCCAATTTCTTAGATATATTCGCTGCATGTTCAATTGAGTCATCTATTTTAAATATCAATTCAGGGATATGTTTTAACCTTAATCTTCTACCTAGCTCTCCACGAATGAATCCAGAAGCACTTACAAGTCCCCGTAAAGTTTGAATTTTATCAGTTTCTCTCCCTAGGATACTTACAAAAACCTTTGCATAACGAAGATCCTTAGTAACCTCTATTTTTGTTAGTGTTGAAAATCCTATTCTAGGGTCTTTAATATCTCTCAGTAACAACTGAGAAATTTCTTTCAGGAGTAATCCGCTCACTCTCTCTGTTCTTTTTGAATAGGGCATATTTATTATAAGATAATTATAAGATTTGGATTTCGTAATCAATCAGTTCTGCAAGACAGAGGTTTTCTATAAAGCTGACTATGTTGACTAATATGCTGTCTGCATGTTTTTTATCATTGCTAATCGTAGCAATACCGATATTTATTTTCTGCCATTTGTCATGATCTTCGATTTCTGCGATAGAAACATTAAATTTATTTTTCACTCTTGCAACAATACTTTTAACTACCTTCCGTTTTCCCTTTAAAGAAGAGTTTTCAGGTAAGTGCAAAACTAGTCTACAGACACCAATAAACATTTTTTTAACAAAAAAACTTATTTTACTTTCTCATAAAAGAAAGTTTCGATTATATCCCCAACTTTTATATCTTGAAAATTTTCTATACCGATTCCACATTCATAGCCGCTTTGAACCTCATTTGCATCCTCTTTGAATCTTCTAAGAGATTCGATTCTTCCTTGATAGATTATAACATTATCTCTTAATAGCCTTGTCTCTGAACCTCTTTTAATTATTCCTTGAGTAACATGGGATCCGGCTATAGGTCCAATTTTTGGTATGTTAAAGACCTCTCTAATTTCTGCTCTTCCGAGCATTCTTTCTTTGAATTTTGGTTCTAATAATCCTTTTATAGCCGCCTTTACATCATTGATAGCATCATAGATTACAGTATAGATCCTCATATCTAATTTTTCTTTTTCTAAAAATTCTGATGCCTTTGGAGTTGGTCTTACATTAAACCCAATAATAATAGCATTAGAGGCAGATGACAACATTA carries:
- the truB gene encoding tRNA pseudouridine(55) synthase TruB, producing the protein MNGIINFNKPKGPTSYSIVSHIGRILNVKKIGHIGTLDPEASGLLPICIGKATKIVELISDFEKIYIGVMKLGTKTDTQDASGKILSESPDTKVSKEKLMSVLKKFKGEIYQTPPMYSAAKYKGKRLYQLARKGLNVQVNPKKVKIYALNLIDKKNELVTLKIRCSKGTYIRTLFNDIGESLGCGAHMVELQRTSVGIFDISNAITISRLHELKECNKLKDVVIPIDDVLNFMPTIFIKEGEEKTLLNGMPLWKKSINDISKDFLSDDNVLIKNFKGKLLALGKTLIARKDLLGLDDEDVVLRPKKILI
- the rbfA gene encoding 30S ribosome-binding factor RbfA, which produces MPYSKRTERVSGLLLKEISQLLLRDIKDPRIGFSTLTKIEVTKDLRYAKVFVSILGRETDKIQTLRGLVSASGFIRGELGRRLRLKHIPELIFKIDDSIEHAANISKKLEEIKSKDK
- a CDS encoding DUF503 domain-containing protein yields the protein MFIGVCRLVLHLPENSSLKGKRKVVKSIVARVKNKFNVSIAEIEDHDKWQKINIGIATISNDKKHADSILVNIVSFIENLCLAELIDYEIQIL